From Candidatus Bathyarchaeota archaeon:
TGGCCCACTCACCTGAGCCTAAGCGAGCACGCGGTTACTATCCGTTCGAACTAACCTTTAGGAGAGACCTGGGGAACTTGACTGATTCGACTCCAGAAATCGAAGAACTCTACATCAAAAGCTACTTAGATATGACACCAATCGCCTTGTGGGCATTCGTCAAATTCAACTATACTCAAGGGCTTTCAGATTTGGAAAAGATAGCCTTACAGGACAATGTGCAAGATGAGTTGGAATCAAAATGGTACATCAACTTCGTTGAACGAAACTATGCCATATGGATTCCTGAGGATCCTCCTCCGTGGCCTGGATTTGAAATCGGAGCTCTGAACGTGAGATTTGTCAGCGTGTTTCCAGTCTACACCATCAATTCAACTCTAGGCTACAAAACGATTCAAGAGGCAATAAACGCAAACGAAACCCTGGAAGGACACACAATCTTCGTATCTTCAGGAACATACTATGAAAATGTAGAACTAAACAAATCTGTTTCGTTGATGGGAGAAGATAGAGAAACAACCATAATCGATGGAAATGGAACCTTGAGTGTCCTTAAGGTAGTGGCAGATAATGTCAATGTCACGAATTTCACCTTAAGGAACGGTGAAGTCGATGGTATATTTGTGGAGAACGCAAGTCATTGCCATCTGAAGAACAATATAATAGACGAAGTTGCATGGGGGATTGTTTTAGAAAACTCCAACTTCACTGAGGTCTCTAACAACAACATAACTGGTTGTCCTTGGGTTGGAATCTCCCTTGAATCGTCTAACCACAACATTATCTCTCGAAATAACATAACAGATAATTGGTCGGGAATTGAGTTATGGCGGTCGAGTTACAATAACGTATCTGGCAACCATTTAGCCGAAAACGAGGCAAGCATACTTTACGCGTATTCTGACTACAACACTTTTTCTGAAAATAACATAGAAAATACTGATTCGATCGGCATCGGCAGCGGTACTTCAGACTACAACAACGTATTTGGCAATAATATAACAGCATTTAACGGTATCTGGCTCGACTCTTCATATGGTAACAATATTTCTGGAAACAAAATTACAGGCGAAAATACCGGCATATACTTGGGTTTTAGTGATGGCAACAGCGTTTCCGCAAACCACGTAATAGAAAACAATGAAGGGATGAGCATCTATGAATCTTATTACAACGACATTTATCACAACAACTTCATAAACAACAAGATTCAAGTCGACACGAGTTATTCGGTCAATACTTGGGATGATGGCTACCCTTCGGGTGGCAACTTTTGGAGCAACTATAATGGCAATGACTTGGACCATGATGGTATAGGAGATATCCCTTTTGTAATTGATGTGAACAATACAGACCACTATCCTCTAATGAAGCCTCTCTTGTGGTGGAACCTTGCAGACGTTAACTATGACTTCAAAGTTGACATTTATGATGTTGTTTTGGCTTGCAGTGCCTATACTTCTACTCCTTCAGATCCTCACTGGAACCCGCATTGCGACATAGCTGAACCATATGGAATCATAGACATATTCGACATAGTCATGATAGCTGGAAGCTATGGAGAAGAATACAATCCATAAGACATCAAATCCTCTCAACTAAGAACTTTAAAGCCAGCTTTATCATATATCCGTTTTAGTCTCTCAAGACCATTTCCAGTGTAATGCCTAGCTAACACATTCTTTGGTGCTCTTCCTTGAAAGACGTCTACAAATCTGTCTGGCACCATCAACTCGCCAAGCATAGTTGAATGCCACTTACGCAGCACTTGAGGTCTTATTCTACAATCAGCTGCTTCACTTGCTTTTTGCCATATCTGTCTGAATTGTCTGTGACCAATCCTGAATAATCTGCTGTTGTCATCATTCCTTGAAGCAAGATACTTCTGCAGATACTTCTCGCACTCTTCATTGTAGAATGTTACGCCAGCTCTCTTCGTCCTCGTGTCATGCTTGGCTTTGACACATCGTAAGTCGAAGTGCACATCATCTTTTGACAAGTTAAGAGCCTCAGAGCGTCTCAAGCCAGTTGTCGCAAAGAACAGGTAGATTGCTTTCTCCTTGTCAGTGTCTAATGCTTCGAATCCCTTCTTTAACTGTTCCTTGGTTGGGAGATGTTGCTCATAATTCTCTGGAACATAAGTGTGCTTCAAGCTATTCAGCAAGTCTATTCTCTGTAGGTATCTTCCGATGAACGCTTTCAACGCGTCGATTATGTTGTTGTAGGTTCTTGGAGCTTTGTCAACGTACAATTTCAGAAACTCTCTGACAGCCATTCTCGATACTTTGCCAACTGAAAGCTTCAAGAAACGCTTGGCAACATTCTTGTAGTCTTTGCTAACTTCCTTCGACAATCTCTCTTCGACTTTGAGGTATTCCCAGAAGTCAGTTACAATCTTATCAATATCATCTATAATCAAAGAATTGTCTTGGATGCACTGGGCTCTGGACCCACTGACGAGAGTTCGAATCTCTCCCGGGCTACCAACCACACACTTCTCACACATATTTGAAGAGTAGATGCTCTGAAAACTGTTAATCAGCTGTTTCAAGTGGTTTTCACACGTCTTAGAAAGATTGAAGCCTAATTCACGTGTTTTTTTGACTATTTCATCGTCAAGATAGAGGACGACATTTCTTTTGTGCGTCATTTTGCATTCGCAACCTCTTGCGCACGAGGGGATCACAGGTTCGATGTTATAACTTTGATGCATGATCACTGATTGTATATGCGCGCATAAGTTTCTTAGGAACACCGTAAACGTATTGCTACCCAAGAATTAGCGATCGCAATAATAGAGAAAAAAAGAAGTCTCAAAATAATGTAGATCTTGTCATCCCTTTTTTTTGGGTGGAAGCTTGCTTGCCGTATCGGCTAGCATCGTACGTCACTTGACGGTACAATGCTAATATTTCCTTTGTCGCATATAGTATCGGATAGAAATGAAAGCGGTAAATACGCGAAAACTGGTTTTTAAGAGAAATACGTGGAATATGGGGAACGAGCAAGAATTCGTCCAATACTGTAAGCATAGCCTTATGACGCCACACAGCTGGAAGAGGAGCTAGCATGAAAGAATACCAGATTTTGAAGAAGAAATTAGGTGTTCCTGATAACCTGATGTCGATTTTAACGAGACTAGTATCGCAGGAAGAAAGCCAAGTTTTAGCTTTGATAACGGAAGAGTTTCTCACAGCTTTCACTATTGCAGAAAAACTTGGAGAGAGGAACCCGGAGAAGCTTTCTTCAATTCTCAAAACCCTTTATCAGAAGGGCTTTCTTTATAAGAAGACGATTGATGGTGAAGAAGCCTATCGGTGTAGGAGCTTCTACGACATAATTCGATCACATCTCGAAGAACATAGATACAATGAGTTAGAATTCAAGAATCTTCATATGCTTCAGCAATACTATATGTCAACAAGGGTTAGAAAAACCGAAAAGACCATAAAAAATGGCGAGCTGAAATATTCTTCTGCAGTCATACCTGTAAAGGAAGCATTTTTCCCAAAACAATATGTACTGCCCACACAACAAGCCATTGAATTCCTGAGGAAAGCCAAAACTATCGGTCTCGCCAAGTGTGGATGTCGTGTGGCCTTCAAAAACTGCGACAACCCTGTAGACACCTGTCTTCTCTTGGATGAGGAGGCTGAATATCTAATATCGCGAGGGCACGCCAAAAAGATACAAATTGAAGAAGCAAAGAAGGTTCTCAAGATTGCAAATGAAGCTGGTCTAGTCCATCTCACGTTGTACTTGCCTGGCCAGAAAATCTATGCCGTTTGCAGCTGTTGTCCATGTTGTTGCCACGATCTGCAAGCGCTATTAAAGTATGGAAAGACTTTCTTCACGGCCAAATCTGACTATGTTGCAACATGCGATACAGACCTTTGTATTGGATGTGGCGTATGTGTTGAAAGATGTGTATTTGGTGCCAGAGAAATGCAAAATGGAAAATCGGTGGTGAAAGAGGAAAATTGTTATGGATGTGGACTATGCGTTGCAACATGTCCCACGAATGCCTCTGAGCTTATCCTTCGAAAGAAAAATAGCGCAGTAAATTGAAGGAGAGAGGATGATGTTAGGTGAACTCGATGAAAAGGCAAAATTGAAGCGTGCAGGTGGACTACTCAATTCAGTCATAAAGGGTTTGAACGAAAATAACTTGGAAACTAGGCAGAAGATTATAGAACTATGTGGTGAACCTTGCGCATGCGAGGACGGAGACCTCGACATCGCCAAAAAGATCGCTGAAGAGTGCACGTGCTAACCATTCTGAACCAAAAGAAGAGGAGATTAAGGAAATCTTAAAAAGGAGAAAAGGACGACCAGAAGCGTGCGCATCACCATTACTGATTCTGTCTTTTCCCTTAGTTTTATGACTTGTGGAAGAAACTTCAATCTAATAGAAAAAAGGGAAGTGGTGGTTATTAGCTTTGGTTTTCTTTTCCGCTATCTCGTTCATTTTAAGGATATATTACTGTACCCGTTGCATCCATTTCCGCGTTTGTGAACCATCCAGTAGCTGGATCCATTTCGTACCATAACGAATATGGACCCATTTTCGTTATACCCTCGAAAGAGCCTGTACAATGAGTGCCTACATATGTACCCGAGGTTGTGCCTGAGAGGGGACCAGTAACTGTGAGCTTACCTCTAGCAGTGCCTGCAACGGTACCCTGTCCAGGAATGGTAATTAGCCATTTTCCGCTATAGGTTCCCTTTCCAGTTTTCAGGTTGAGGCTTAAATGCTCAAACCATACATCAAATGTCCCTTCGTCGGCAAAGGTACCTTCATACGATCCTGACCAATGCATATCCTTTATGTGCATGATGTTGTCTGCATACCACAATTTGCTGGGAAAGTCAAACACATCGAATACTATATGATCCCAATAATTAGGATCTTTTGTTATGGACTTTGCTGATGAAATTGTCATCATCGATAGTACTAGTAGGACCATAGTTGGAATCAAGATTTTCTTGTTCATGAGAGTTCTTCCTAGAGTGTTTCTTTTTTGCGATAAATGTTTTAAGACTTATGTAACATTTTTCTAGAACACAACCCCTGCACGCATACATGCGGAGTGCTTTTGATGGTTTTTGTCTATTTAATAGGACGATAAGCGTCATACATATAAGGTATGTTCCAAAATATATTCCACCCTGTTGCCATGCCAACATTCACCAAAGTCGTGTTGAATAAAAGCTGGTTTACCCGGAAGGACTACGGCAACTATGTTTCTTGTCGCCGCATACATACATGCAGAATAAATGCCTCTTTCTTGAGTTGATAAGAGTGGCAGGCACTTGTGCGCGAGGGGATTGCAGGTTCAATGTTATAAATTTGGTGCATCGCGCGCGCATTGGAGGTGATTAGATGCCCATCATCAAAGAACAGGATCTAAACAAAATTAGGAAAATTCTAGAGCGCGCGCAAACACGCAATATTTATGTAGTGGCTGTCTACTGAACAATTGGCAAATAAAAAATTGACAAAACATGGTGAACGTATTGGGAGAAGATGAAAGAACCCAAACAGGTGTCTCTCTTAAGGTAATAGCGTTGATTTCAGTGCTAGCATTCTTTTTCATATTCATGATAGCCTTCGGATTGGTTATGGTAGTTCAAGTTGGCGTGGGACATGCTGTAATACTTGTAGACCCTATTACAAGATCAACTAGTGATCCAATACTAGGTCCAACGTACACAATTAAAGCGCCTTGGGTTACTGCTGTTGACATTTACTATGCTACAGACACATTTGAAGACACAATTCCTAGTTTCTCTTCGGATCAACTTGAGATGGAAATTGAAGTTCTAGTGAGATGGTCACTTGACCCTGAGAAAATTAGGGATCTCTACAACAATTATCCAAATCTGAACTACAAAGAAAAGGCCATTGAGTCAATCATGGAAGAAACCATACGGCTAATAACCAAAAACTACACTGCTTTGGAAACTATAGAGTTCAGAGATGTTGTAAGAGATCAAGTGGAAGCAACTGTTATTCAAGAGTTGAACACAGAACCATCACTAGCGGGTGCCTTGATGCGTTTTGAACTAGACTTGAAGAACATTGGCTATCCTGAAAAATACACTTCGGCCATAGAAGATAAACTCGTGGCACAACAGCAGAAGATTCAGGCAGAATTTGAGAGAGAAAAAATATTAATACTGGCTAACGCAACAGCTCAAGAAATCATCATCACGGCAACAGGTGAAGCTGAAGCCAAAGTCATAGAAGCTAACGCAACAAAAGTAGCCATTGAACTGGTTTTGGCGTCGGTTGGTCAAAGTGGAAATCAGACAAGAATTGCAGAGCTCTATCTCTGGGTCCAAGCTTTACAGAGAATTGCACCTGACGTGGAAATACTAATAGTAGGTGCAGATGGAATACCTGTGTTGATTCCAACGAATTCGACAACAACACCCTAAAACTCAGACACATTACTCCCCTTTTTTATTTTGTATTGCACATACTCTTGAAAGCTTCTCAGATTAAGTGCATGCATGCTTTAGAAATAATCAGAAAGGCGTATGAAGAAACCTTGTAAATCTGTTTATTTCAAAAAAACAGTGCACAAAAAGATATGTTCAAACCATCACCATAAAGAGACTAGAGAGAACTGAGAGGCGCAGA
This genomic window contains:
- a CDS encoding right-handed parallel beta-helix repeat-containing protein yields the protein MRQATATVMVVLLLIGMITFAFKVMAHSPEPKRARGYYPFELTFRRDLGNLTDSTPEIEELYIKSYLDMTPIALWAFVKFNYTQGLSDLEKIALQDNVQDELESKWYINFVERNYAIWIPEDPPPWPGFEIGALNVRFVSVFPVYTINSTLGYKTIQEAINANETLEGHTIFVSSGTYYENVELNKSVSLMGEDRETTIIDGNGTLSVLKVVADNVNVTNFTLRNGEVDGIFVENASHCHLKNNIIDEVAWGIVLENSNFTEVSNNNITGCPWVGISLESSNHNIISRNNITDNWSGIELWRSSYNNVSGNHLAENEASILYAYSDYNTFSENNIENTDSIGIGSGTSDYNNVFGNNITAFNGIWLDSSYGNNISGNKITGENTGIYLGFSDGNSVSANHVIENNEGMSIYESYYNDIYHNNFINNKIQVDTSYSVNTWDDGYPSGGNFWSNYNGNDLDHDGIGDIPFVIDVNNTDHYPLMKPLLWWNLADVNYDFKVDIYDVVLACSAYTSTPSDPHWNPHCDIAEPYGIIDIFDIVMIAGSYGEEYNP
- a CDS encoding tyrosine-type recombinase/integrase — translated: MTHKRNVVLYLDDEIVKKTRELGFNLSKTCENHLKQLINSFQSIYSSNMCEKCVVGSPGEIRTLVSGSRAQCIQDNSLIIDDIDKIVTDFWEYLKVEERLSKEVSKDYKNVAKRFLKLSVGKVSRMAVREFLKLYVDKAPRTYNNIIDALKAFIGRYLQRIDLLNSLKHTYVPENYEQHLPTKEQLKKGFEALDTDKEKAIYLFFATTGLRRSEALNLSKDDVHFDLRCVKAKHDTRTKRAGVTFYNEECEKYLQKYLASRNDDNSRLFRIGHRQFRQIWQKASEAADCRIRPQVLRKWHSTMLGELMVPDRFVDVFQGRAPKNVLARHYTGNGLERLKRIYDKAGFKVLS
- a CDS encoding 4Fe-4S binding protein gives rise to the protein MKEYQILKKKLGVPDNLMSILTRLVSQEESQVLALITEEFLTAFTIAEKLGERNPEKLSSILKTLYQKGFLYKKTIDGEEAYRCRSFYDIIRSHLEEHRYNELEFKNLHMLQQYYMSTRVRKTEKTIKNGELKYSSAVIPVKEAFFPKQYVLPTQQAIEFLRKAKTIGLAKCGCRVAFKNCDNPVDTCLLLDEEAEYLISRGHAKKIQIEEAKKVLKIANEAGLVHLTLYLPGQKIYAVCSCCPCCCHDLQALLKYGKTFFTAKSDYVATCDTDLCIGCGVCVERCVFGAREMQNGKSVVKEENCYGCGLCVATCPTNASELILRKKNSAVN